The following are encoded in a window of Paenibacillaceae bacterium GAS479 genomic DNA:
- a CDS encoding CRISPR-associated protein, Cas5d family, giving the protein MGYGIRLHVWGDYACFTRPEMKIERVSYDVMTPSAARGILEALHWKPAIRWVVDRIGVLNEIRFETIRRNEVKGKITTSSIKAAINGKSISLAQVVTEDRQQRATLMLKQPVYIIEAHFEMTSNAGPEDNPEKHYNIFLRRARAGQCFHRPYLGCREFAAQFQLIEEGEAEPVSFYKEKEDKDLGWMLHDIDFKHEMTPRFFRATMSKGWIDVPTFKEGV; this is encoded by the coding sequence ATGGGCTATGGAATCAGGCTGCATGTATGGGGCGATTATGCCTGTTTTACCCGCCCCGAGATGAAGATTGAGCGGGTCAGCTACGATGTTATGACGCCGTCTGCCGCGCGCGGTATTTTAGAAGCGCTTCACTGGAAGCCCGCCATTCGGTGGGTGGTGGATCGAATCGGTGTTCTGAATGAGATTCGCTTTGAAACGATTCGTCGCAATGAGGTCAAAGGCAAGATTACAACGTCCAGCATTAAAGCAGCCATTAATGGTAAATCAATTTCACTTGCGCAGGTCGTAACGGAAGATCGACAGCAACGAGCGACGCTTATGCTCAAGCAGCCTGTTTATATTATTGAAGCTCATTTTGAAATGACTTCAAATGCAGGTCCCGAGGATAATCCGGAAAAACATTATAATATCTTTCTACGTCGGGCAAGGGCAGGGCAATGTTTCCATCGGCCGTACTTGGGATGTCGGGAGTTCGCAGCCCAATTTCAGCTTATTGAAGAGGGAGAGGCCGAGCCAGTAAGCTTTTACAAGGAGAAAGAGGACAAGGATCTCGGCTGGATGTTGCACGACATCGACTTTAAGCATGAGATGACTCCTCGTTTTTTCCGCGCCACGATGAGTAAGGGCTGGATCGACGTCCCAACCTTTAAGGAAGGAGTGTGA
- a CDS encoding CRISPR-associated protein, Cas2 family has product MMVLVTYDVETTTPEGRRRLRQVAKHCQSYGQRVQNSVFECLVDPVQFKHLRALLEKAIDPRKDSLRYYMLGSNWKRRVEHIGAKETYDPEGLLFID; this is encoded by the coding sequence ATGATGGTACTTGTGACGTATGACGTGGAAACGACGACCCCAGAAGGGCGACGCAGGCTACGGCAGGTGGCGAAACATTGCCAAAGCTATGGCCAGCGAGTTCAGAATTCGGTATTTGAGTGTCTTGTAGATCCGGTCCAGTTCAAGCATTTGAGAGCTTTGTTGGAGAAGGCTATTGATCCTCGCAAGGACAGTTTGCGGTACTATATGTTAGGGAGCAACTGGAAACGAAGAGTGGAGCATATTGGGGCTAAGGAAACATATGATCCGGAAGGGCTGCTTTTTATTGATTAA
- a CDS encoding CRISPR-associated protein, Csd1 family — protein MIIQALHQRYLDLAADPDSGVSPLYFSSGKATYLLTLSREGELMNVQDIRLEEGKKKRPRIFIVPEQKSRASNIFAYFLCDKAEYILGHHPILPSDQETEKKRSDAREKFEEGRKLARKVLKQAEFPLALALLRFYDAWDPDAVRKHPTLQPFMENLDKGIDTNMIFCLESATALLHEEREISDAWVHYCAELESATEYKAQCLLTGQVTAIARLHDKIKGVRGALAAGASLVSFNFPSAESYGKEKSYNSPVSKTAVFGYITALNHLLASARNRTWIGDMTIVFWSGAVGAEELESFLIGFVEQNQTPKEDGWLTQQLEDVLERARKGQKLENDMIPGGETPFYVLGLAPNNGRVAVRFFWQGNFGDLVQKLAQHAADLEMAGMEERYNRGIPSIYQILSETMRVGGDGKKVGDGPPPLLGGALMRSVIQGMAYPFSLYNLIINRIRADGIVNGLRASILKAYLNRYRRINRDNANIREELTDMLDEQAQEPAYRLGRLFAVLEKAQQEAASGKLNATIKDRYFSSASSNPAAVFPILLRLAQHHMSKSKYGDFRDRDLTEIMQGLDTFPTNLDLQRQGIFVIGYYHQKHYMFEQIKAAADSKKEAAAASAMETKEV, from the coding sequence TTGATAATCCAGGCACTGCACCAACGTTATCTGGACCTAGCCGCTGATCCGGACTCCGGCGTGAGTCCTCTGTATTTTAGCTCAGGGAAGGCAACTTATCTACTGACCCTTAGCCGCGAAGGCGAGCTGATGAATGTCCAGGACATTCGCCTGGAAGAGGGGAAAAAGAAGCGTCCCCGCATCTTTATTGTTCCGGAGCAGAAAAGTCGTGCGAGCAACATTTTTGCGTATTTCCTATGTGACAAAGCGGAATACATTCTAGGCCATCACCCCATTCTGCCAAGCGATCAAGAAACCGAAAAGAAGCGCTCGGATGCAAGAGAGAAATTTGAAGAGGGGCGGAAGCTTGCTCGCAAAGTATTGAAGCAAGCAGAATTTCCTTTGGCTTTAGCGTTGCTGCGTTTCTACGATGCTTGGGATCCGGATGCCGTCCGGAAACATCCGACTTTGCAGCCATTCATGGAGAATCTGGATAAAGGCATCGATACTAACATGATTTTTTGTCTGGAGTCGGCAACAGCCCTGCTTCATGAGGAGCGGGAGATTAGTGATGCGTGGGTTCACTACTGCGCAGAGCTGGAGTCGGCAACAGAATATAAGGCTCAATGTTTGCTGACTGGCCAAGTGACAGCCATTGCCCGATTGCATGACAAAATCAAAGGCGTTCGCGGAGCACTAGCTGCTGGAGCTTCTCTTGTTTCTTTTAATTTTCCTTCCGCAGAATCCTATGGAAAAGAGAAAAGTTATAACTCTCCTGTCAGCAAAACGGCCGTTTTTGGCTACATAACGGCGCTGAATCATCTTTTAGCTTCAGCACGGAACCGAACCTGGATCGGTGATATGACGATTGTGTTCTGGTCAGGTGCTGTGGGGGCGGAAGAACTAGAGTCGTTTTTAATAGGATTTGTGGAGCAGAATCAGACGCCGAAAGAGGACGGGTGGCTCACGCAGCAGCTTGAAGACGTTTTAGAACGGGCCCGGAAAGGACAGAAGCTTGAGAATGACATGATTCCAGGTGGAGAAACACCATTTTATGTACTTGGCCTTGCACCCAATAATGGGCGGGTTGCGGTGCGCTTTTTCTGGCAAGGGAATTTCGGCGATCTCGTTCAAAAACTGGCACAGCATGCAGCAGATCTGGAAATGGCCGGAATGGAGGAACGCTACAACAGAGGTATTCCATCTATTTATCAAATTTTGTCGGAGACGATGCGTGTTGGAGGAGACGGCAAAAAAGTTGGCGACGGACCACCGCCGCTGCTAGGGGGAGCCCTTATGCGATCGGTAATCCAGGGTATGGCGTACCCATTCTCTCTCTATAATTTGATCATCAACCGCATCCGGGCCGATGGTATCGTAAATGGGCTTCGCGCAAGCATTCTCAAGGCATACTTAAATCGTTATCGGCGAATCAATCGAGACAATGCAAATATAAGGGAGGAGTTGACGGACATGCTCGACGAACAGGCGCAAGAGCCGGCATATCGGCTTGGAAGGTTGTTTGCAGTATTGGAAAAGGCACAGCAGGAGGCAGCTAGCGGCAAGCTGAACGCCACCATTAAGGATCGGTATTTCAGCTCGGCTTCTTCCAATCCTGCTGCTGTATTTCCAATTTTGCTCCGGCTGGCCCAGCATCATATGAGCAAATCTAAATATGGAGATTTTAGAGATAGAGATCTAACAGAGATTATGCAAGGGTTGGATACATTTCCGACTAATTTGGATCTGCAGAGACAGGGCATATTCGTAATTGGATATTACCATCAAAAGCACTACATGTTCGAGCAAATAAAGGCGGCTGCGGATTCCAAGAAGGAAGCCGCTGCAGCCAGTGCTATGGAAACGAAAGAAGTTTAG
- a CDS encoding CRISPR-associated protein, Cas1 family: MRKLLNTLYITAPDSYLGREGESVVVRKEDQTPVKIPVHNLESIVMFSHAGASPSLMHLCMERGVTLSFLQENGRYMGSVVGPVKGNVLLRRKQYRMADNSEGAALAGRFILGKLANARAVLNRALRDHEGAIQAEKVAKEADFLKRYMRRTLACDTLDELRGVEGEAARRYFSAYHELILADREHFYMRGRNRRPPLDRVNALLSYLYALLRTDVQSALETVGLDPAVGFLHRDRPGRPSLALDLMEELRCYMVDRLVLSLINRKQINSKQFLIKENGAVLLKPDLKKEVVTAWQTRKREEIRHPFLKEKIPIGLLPYAQAMLLARYIRGDLDGYPPFVWK, from the coding sequence ATGCGCAAGCTGCTGAACACCTTGTACATTACAGCTCCTGACAGTTATTTGGGGCGTGAAGGAGAAAGCGTAGTTGTTCGCAAAGAAGATCAGACTCCGGTTAAGATTCCGGTGCATAATCTGGAAAGCATCGTCATGTTCAGCCACGCGGGAGCTAGCCCGTCGTTGATGCATCTATGTATGGAGAGAGGGGTGACCCTCTCTTTTTTGCAGGAAAATGGAAGGTATATGGGCAGTGTTGTCGGCCCTGTAAAAGGCAATGTGCTGCTCCGACGCAAGCAGTATCGGATGGCGGATAACTCCGAGGGGGCGGCGCTCGCCGGACGTTTTATACTTGGGAAGCTGGCCAATGCGAGAGCGGTGCTGAATCGGGCGTTAAGGGATCATGAAGGAGCAATCCAGGCAGAAAAAGTGGCCAAAGAAGCAGATTTTCTTAAACGCTACATGAGGCGTACGCTGGCTTGCGATACGCTGGATGAGCTTAGAGGCGTGGAGGGTGAAGCTGCACGGCGTTATTTCTCGGCCTATCATGAGCTGATTCTAGCGGATCGAGAGCATTTCTATATGAGAGGGAGAAACCGGCGGCCTCCTCTCGATCGGGTGAATGCATTGTTATCCTATTTGTACGCGCTGCTGCGAACGGATGTGCAATCGGCGCTGGAGACAGTTGGTCTGGATCCCGCAGTCGGTTTCCTGCATCGTGATCGGCCCGGTCGTCCTAGCCTCGCACTGGATCTGATGGAGGAACTGCGTTGTTACATGGTGGACCGGCTCGTACTTAGCCTGATTAATCGTAAACAAATTAATTCTAAGCAGTTTTTGATCAAGGAAAATGGGGCTGTTCTACTGAAGCCAGACTTGAAAAAAGAAGTCGTTACGGCATGGCAAACACGTAAGCGAGAAGAGATTCGGCATCCTTTTTTAAAAGAGAAAATACCGATTGGGCTGCTGCCTTATGCACAGGCTATGTTATTGGCGAGATATATCCGGGGCGATCTGGACGGGTACCCTCCATTCGTGTGGAAGTGA
- a CDS encoding CRISPR-associated protein, Csd2 family, translating into MSVAQSELKAALSEQNLLAKRIEFSLFFEVTNGNPNGDPDAGNMPRIDPETGYGIVTDVCLKRKVRNYIELTREGEEGFNIYVTEGGVLNEQHRKAYKAVRPDDAATKELKPKDAQEAAQLTAWMCGNFYDVRTFGAVMTTKVNTGQVRGPVQFTFARSLDPIFAQEVTITRQAVTQEGADKDREMGRKHVVPYALYRMDGYISAYLAQKTAFSEADLEVLMEALANLFEHDRSASRGQMAVRKLVVFEHSNKLGNAPAHQLFDLVTAKKTVDGPARSFQDYRIELQSDGVPSGVTLIERI; encoded by the coding sequence ATGTCCGTTGCACAAAGTGAATTGAAAGCCGCGCTTTCCGAGCAAAATCTGCTAGCTAAACGTATTGAATTCTCCTTGTTTTTTGAGGTTACCAACGGAAATCCCAATGGCGATCCTGATGCAGGCAACATGCCGCGCATTGATCCGGAAACGGGTTATGGCATCGTTACGGATGTATGCTTGAAGCGCAAGGTTCGAAATTACATTGAACTGACTCGCGAAGGTGAAGAGGGTTTCAACATTTATGTTACTGAGGGCGGCGTGCTGAATGAGCAGCACCGCAAAGCCTACAAGGCGGTGCGCCCGGATGACGCGGCAACCAAGGAATTGAAACCTAAGGATGCCCAGGAAGCTGCACAGCTGACAGCCTGGATGTGTGGTAATTTCTATGATGTGCGGACCTTCGGCGCCGTCATGACTACCAAGGTAAACACTGGTCAGGTGAGGGGGCCTGTCCAATTCACCTTTGCTCGAAGCCTGGACCCGATCTTTGCTCAGGAAGTGACGATTACCCGCCAAGCGGTTACCCAAGAGGGAGCGGACAAAGATCGCGAGATGGGACGCAAACATGTGGTTCCTTATGCTCTTTACCGCATGGATGGGTACATTTCAGCCTATCTGGCTCAAAAGACAGCTTTCAGCGAAGCGGACCTAGAAGTGCTGATGGAGGCTTTGGCCAACCTGTTCGAGCATGATCGCTCGGCCTCTCGCGGCCAGATGGCGGTCCGCAAGCTGGTGGTGTTCGAACATAGCAACAAGCTGGGCAATGCGCCGGCACATCAATTGTTCGACCTGGTGACGGCGAAGAAAACAGTGGATGGTCCAGCTCGTTCTTTCCAAGATTACCGCATTGAGCTGCAGTCGGATGGAGTTCCAAGTGGCGTAACCTTGATCGAACGTATCTAG
- a CDS encoding CRISPR-associated exonuclease Cas4 (manually curated), with the protein MNPYDQRAAATSYEEEDMLMLSGIQHYAFCVRQWGLIHIEQQWADNVLTYEGTMMHKRADDAYSSELRGDVLITRAMPLVSSSLGLYGVADIVEFHAVPEATESDKVRLKGRKGWWLPYPVEYKRGSPKKGNCDEVQLCAQAIALEEMFGVNVAEGALFYGERERRVSVMFHETLRGQVRELAVAMHRDYREGRTAIAENAPKCKSCSLESICQPKIGRAAEMYLKDFLLAD; encoded by the coding sequence ATGAATCCATACGATCAACGAGCAGCCGCTACGAGTTATGAGGAAGAGGACATGCTGATGCTGTCGGGTATTCAGCATTATGCCTTTTGCGTCAGGCAGTGGGGATTGATCCATATCGAGCAGCAATGGGCGGATAATGTTCTGACTTATGAAGGAACGATGATGCATAAACGTGCCGACGATGCGTACAGCAGTGAGCTGAGGGGGGATGTGCTCATTACGAGAGCCATGCCGCTCGTATCCTCTTCACTTGGCTTGTATGGAGTAGCGGACATTGTCGAGTTTCATGCCGTGCCTGAAGCAACCGAGTCGGATAAAGTGCGTTTGAAGGGACGCAAGGGCTGGTGGTTGCCTTATCCGGTGGAGTACAAACGGGGAAGTCCGAAAAAAGGGAATTGCGATGAGGTGCAGCTATGCGCACAAGCTATCGCCCTAGAGGAAATGTTCGGTGTAAACGTAGCAGAAGGTGCGCTTTTTTATGGAGAACGAGAACGCCGGGTGAGCGTTATGTTTCATGAGACGCTCCGTGGGCAGGTGCGCGAATTGGCTGTGGCAATGCACCGGGATTATAGGGAAGGTAGAACGGCAATAGCCGAGAATGCTCCCAAGTGTAAAAGCTGCTCATTGGAGTCGATATGCCAGCCTAAAATAGGACGGGCTGCGGAAATGTATTTGAAGGATTTTCTGCTTGCTGATTAA